The following coding sequences lie in one Dunckerocampus dactyliophorus isolate RoL2022-P2 chromosome 4, RoL_Ddac_1.1, whole genome shotgun sequence genomic window:
- the LOC129179234 gene encoding oocyte zinc finger protein XlCOF22-like: MLKELVKERLMAAADEILALFERTIASYEEELFRTREQNERLRQQLEAVSKNGVLLQLEDVQQMIGRQEEHPSQTQRVSSTLKQEGPQSPHVKEEEEELWITQEGEEADLTKLPLTVISVKTEDHEDEPQADKLLSPLSDSKNTTSHSPEGEDRDHTQEALSSDTDSEGDVRTHADNKHSECSIKKTGKTLFTCSVCAKSFSFKSLLTQHMRGHTGEKPFSCSVCDEQFSRKSYLASHMTTHTGEKPFICSVCGKGFSHRSNMASHMRTHTGEKPFSCSVCGKGFSQRSNMASHMITHTGEKPFSCSACGKGFSQRSNMASHMITHTGEKPFSCSACGKGFSQKSTMASHMRTHTGEKPFCCSVCGERFSRRSYMVSHMRRHRGEQEGFGSPSDKNKINDDV; encoded by the exons atgctgaaagaGTTGGTGAAGGAGCGACTCATGGCGGCGGCTGATGAAATATTGGCGCTGTTTGAAAGAACGATAGCGTcctacgaggaggaacttttcCGAACGAGAGAGCAGAACGAGCGACTTCGGCAACAACTGGAAGCTGTTAGCAAGAATGGAGTTTTGCTGCAACTTGAAG acgtccagCAGATGATCGGTCGTCAAGAAGAACATCCCTCTCAGACACAGAGGGTGAGCTCTACTTTGAAGCAGGAGGGTCCCCAGTCCccccacgttaaagaggaagaggaggaactctggatcactcaggagggagaggaggccgatctcaccaagttgccactgactgtcatctctgtgaagactgaagaccatgaagatGAACCACAAGCAGACAAGCTCTTATCTCCGCTATCAGATAGTAAGAACACAacatcacactctcctgaggGTGAAGACAGGGACCACACCCAAGAAGCtctgagcagcgatacagacaGTGAAGGTGATGTGAGGACTCacgctgacaacaaacactctgaatgctCGATAAAGAAGACAGGTAAAACACTTTTCACCTGCTCCGTTTGTGCTAAAAGCTTTTCTTTTAAGAGCCTTTTGACTCAGCACATGAgaggacacactggagaaaaaccttttagctgcTCAGTATGTGATGAACAGTTCTCTAGAAAGTCATATTTGGCATcacacatgacaacacacactggagaaaaaccttttatttgttctgtttgtggGAAAGGGTTCTCTCATAGGTCTAATATGGCATCAcatatgagaacgcacacaggagaaaaaccttttagttgctcagtttgtgggaaGGGGTTCTCTCAACGGTCCAACATGGCATCACACATGATAACCCACACaggggaaaaaccttttagttgctcagctTGTGGGAAGGGGTTCTCTCAGCGGTCCAACATGGCATCACACATGATAAcccacacgggagaaaaaccttttagctgcTCAGCTTGTGGTAAAGGATTCTCTCAAAAGTCAACGATggcatcacacatgagaacgcacactggagagaaacctttttgttGCTCAGTTTGCGGCGAACGATTCTCTCGAAGGTCATACATGGTATCCCACATGAGACGACACAGAGGAGAACAAGAAGGGTTTGGCTCACCCTCAGATAAGAATAAGATCAATGACGATGTTTGA